In Nicotiana tabacum cultivar K326 chromosome 11, ASM71507v2, whole genome shotgun sequence, a single window of DNA contains:
- the LOC142165817 gene encoding uncharacterized protein LOC142165817 has product MDNGDKRWMVLRRSTDEYIQGVNKFLDKAFERASQGNQILCPCKVCANCFWHHRIVVEDHLIVNGFVHGYNKWVFHGEGFSSRKTPCPRSNDEGSDMYDDIDGLLHDTFRNVEDDLGHEGVRDGPSEDAKRFFKLVEEGKEELYLGCENFSKLGFTIRLYLFKCIHGISNVAFTDLLELLKEAFPFAQLPESFYKSTSMIKDLGLHYEKIHACPNDCMLFWNEYVNADTCSVCGSSRWKNVVNVLTNKKTKTPAKVLRYFPLKPRLQRIFMCPETAEAMRWHATERPNDRNIRHPADGDAWK; this is encoded by the coding sequence ATGGATAACGGAGATAAAAGGTGGATGGTCCTTCGAAGGTCAACTGATGAGTACATACAAGGAGTGAATAAATTTCTTGATAAAGCATTTGAACGAGCTTCCCAAGGAAATCAAATATTATGCCCTTGTAAAGTGTGCGCTAATTGTTTTTGGCATCATAGGATTGTGGTGGAAGACCACTTGATTGTTAATGGTTTTGTTCATGGATACAATAAATGGGTTTTCCACGGGGAAGGATTTTCCTCGAGAAAGACTCCATGCCCAAGAAGTAATGATGAAGGTTCTGACATGTATGACGATATTGATGGATTACTTCATGATACATTTCGAAATGTCGAGGATGATTTGGGACATGAAGGAGTGAGGGATGGACCATCAGAAGATGCAAAAAGATTCTTTAAATTAGTAGAAGAAGGGAAAGAAGAATTATATCTAGGGTGTGAAAATTTCTCCAAATTAGGTTTTACGATTCGGTTGTACTTATTTAAATGCATTCATGGGATAAGTAATGTGGCATTCACAGACTtgttggagttgttaaaagagGCATTTCCATTTGCTCAGCTACCCGAGTCTTTCTATAAGTCAACAAGCATGATAAAAGATTTGGGTCTTCATTATGAAAAAATACATGCGTGTCCTAATGATTGCATGTTATTTTGGAATGAATATGTAAATGCAGATACTTGTTCTGTGTGTGGATCTTCTAGATGGAAGAATGTTGTTAATGTATTGACTAATAAAAAGACTAAAACCCCTGCAAAAGTCTTAAGGTACTTTCCATTAAAGCCTCGGCTTCAAAGGATATTCATGTGTCCCGAAACGGCTGAAGCTATGAGATGGCATGCCACTGAACGACCGAATGATAGAAATATAAGACATCCTGCTGATGGTGATGCTTGGAAGTAA